In Rhodospirillaceae bacterium, a single genomic region encodes these proteins:
- a CDS encoding TRAP transporter substrate-binding protein, producing the protein MSTMPRSVAFAGVALAALCGASSAQSVTLKFASMAPERNPINQCGPVAIMEAITKRTGGKVKFTRFFAGTALSHPLRQYQQLAKNVTDMSQGVLTYTPGRFPLTSLAALPFLMKDNVAGARAVTRVVQAHLQNEFKDIHLLAIVVPALYQIHLRKEIKTIDDMKGLRLRGAGRVHQMVLKALGSVPAQLPAPRIYESLSKGVIDGALFPWSGMLSWKIGEVTNYSLGVTLNGATMFLGMSKKAYDGLPADAKTVIDSDFTGPKLAAWSSSCWTPVDAKGLAIAKKQNKVVMADAALQADFRKRLAGVSEAYVAGLEKKGLPARKILAAMKKAIAEEEAK; encoded by the coding sequence ATGTCCACAATGCCCAGGTCTGTCGCGTTCGCGGGAGTTGCGCTTGCCGCCTTGTGCGGCGCGTCCTCCGCCCAGTCGGTCACGCTCAAATTCGCCTCGATGGCGCCGGAGCGCAACCCGATCAACCAGTGCGGCCCTGTCGCCATCATGGAGGCGATCACGAAACGCACCGGCGGCAAGGTCAAATTCACCCGGTTCTTCGCCGGCACCGCGCTGTCCCATCCGCTGCGCCAGTATCAGCAGCTCGCCAAGAATGTCACCGACATGTCCCAGGGCGTGCTGACCTACACGCCGGGCCGGTTTCCGCTGACCAGCCTGGCGGCCCTGCCCTTCCTGATGAAAGACAATGTCGCCGGCGCGCGGGCGGTCACCAGGGTCGTGCAGGCGCACTTGCAGAACGAATTCAAGGACATCCATCTGCTCGCCATCGTCGTTCCCGCGCTCTACCAGATCCACCTGCGCAAAGAGATCAAGACGATCGACGACATGAAGGGCCTGCGCCTGCGGGGCGCCGGCCGCGTGCACCAGATGGTGCTGAAGGCGCTGGGTTCGGTGCCGGCGCAACTCCCCGCGCCGCGCATCTACGAGAGCCTGTCGAAGGGCGTGATCGACGGCGCGCTGTTCCCGTGGTCGGGCATGCTGTCGTGGAAAATCGGCGAAGTCACGAACTACAGCCTCGGCGTGACGCTGAACGGCGCGACGATGTTCCTGGGCATGAGCAAGAAGGCTTACGACGGCCTGCCGGCGGATGCGAAGACGGTGATCGATTCCGACTTCACCGGCCCGAAGCTGGCGGCCTGGAGCTCCAGCTGCTGGACGCCGGTCGACGCCAAGGGACTGGCCATCGCCAAGAAACAGAACAAGGTGGTCATGGCAGACGCCGCGCTGCAGGCCGACTTCCGTAAGCGGCTGGCCGGCGTCAGCGAAGCCTATGTCGCCGGGCTGGAAAAGAAGGGCCTGCCGGCGCGGAAAATCCTGGCGGCGATGAAGAAGGCCATCGCCGAAGAAGAAGCGAAATAG
- a CDS encoding TRAP transporter large permease: protein MAPAAGLAGLAILLLLIALRMPIGLALGVVGIGGTWALLGWDTLVFALGSAPVEAMSNFTLSVLPLFIFMGILAVKAGFAESLYKAAYAFVGHRRGGLAIASIVACGGFGAVSGSSLATVAAMGKLAVPEMLRYGYSRPLAAGSVATAGTVAILIPPSLPMIIYALLTEVSIGKLFAAGILPGILAVLLYSLTTVVWMWARPQDGPAGERMAWIDRLRALGGVWGVVSIFLLVLGGIFGGLFSPTEGASVGAAGALLLGILSGKIGWRAFVDAVSETVVLTAAILFVVIGVSLFSFFVTGAHFPQFLSETVGNLDLSKYLVLAIVVLLLIVLGCFLDVIAIVFVTTPVLFPIMRDLGFHPVWYGIVTMMVVEFGAVTPPIGMNIFVLAKQLPQVSAAQAFKGIAPYLVADTLRLLLIVAFPIIVLWLPGVFFQ from the coding sequence ATGGCGCCCGCCGCCGGCCTTGCCGGTCTGGCAATCCTGCTCCTCCTGATCGCCTTGCGGATGCCGATCGGCCTTGCGCTTGGCGTCGTCGGCATCGGCGGCACCTGGGCATTGCTGGGCTGGGACACGCTGGTGTTCGCCCTCGGCTCAGCGCCGGTCGAGGCGATGAGCAACTTCACGCTCTCGGTCCTGCCGCTGTTCATTTTCATGGGCATCCTGGCGGTGAAGGCCGGGTTCGCCGAGTCGCTGTACAAGGCGGCCTACGCTTTCGTCGGCCATCGCAGGGGCGGCCTCGCCATCGCCAGCATCGTCGCCTGCGGCGGCTTCGGCGCGGTCAGCGGCAGCAGCCTCGCCACGGTCGCGGCGATGGGCAAGCTCGCGGTGCCGGAAATGCTGCGCTACGGCTACAGCCGGCCGCTGGCGGCCGGATCGGTCGCGACGGCCGGAACCGTCGCCATCCTGATCCCGCCGTCGCTCCCTATGATCATCTATGCGCTGCTGACCGAAGTGTCGATCGGCAAGCTGTTCGCCGCCGGCATCCTGCCGGGCATCCTGGCGGTGCTGCTCTATTCGCTGACCACGGTCGTCTGGATGTGGGCGAGGCCCCAGGACGGACCGGCCGGCGAACGCATGGCCTGGATCGACCGCTTGCGCGCCCTCGGCGGCGTGTGGGGCGTCGTCTCGATCTTTCTTCTGGTGCTCGGCGGTATTTTCGGCGGCCTGTTCTCGCCGACCGAGGGCGCGTCTGTCGGGGCGGCCGGCGCGCTGCTGCTCGGCATCCTGTCCGGCAAGATCGGCTGGCGCGCCTTTGTCGACGCTGTCTCCGAAACCGTCGTGCTGACCGCCGCGATCCTGTTTGTCGTGATCGGCGTATCGCTGTTTTCCTTCTTCGTCACCGGCGCCCATTTTCCGCAGTTCCTTTCGGAAACCGTCGGCAACCTCGACCTGTCGAAATATCTGGTCCTGGCGATCGTCGTTCTGCTGCTGATCGTGCTCGGCTGCTTTCTCGACGTGATCGCCATCGTCTTCGTCACCACGCCGGTGCTGTTCCCGATCATGCGCGATCTGGGCTTCCACCCGGTGTGGTACGGCATCGTCACCATGATGGTCGTGGAGTTCGGCGCGGTGACGCCGCCGATCGGGATGAACATATTCGTGCTGGCGAAACAGCTGCCGCAGGTATCGGCGGCGCAGGCGTTCAAGGGCATCGCCCCCTATCTGGTCGCCGATACGTTGCGCCTGCTCCTGATCGTCGCCTTTCCGATCATCGTCTTGTGGCTGCCGGGAGTGTTTTTCCAATGA
- a CDS encoding TRAP transporter small permease has protein sequence MRRGPRLLLAGMAALAGVAIVGLMTLTVLDIAGRNLKLFYLVGVIEISTLTMVLMAYFAFSHTFVKDGHISVDLFTTRLSDRTNARLDAVWLIVAGLFFAVLAWPVLGHGLELHEAGERTTNMEWSHLVFAVPSFAGIVVTAATCIVLGTIRLIRTTRN, from the coding sequence ATGAGGCGCGGGCCGCGGCTGCTGCTGGCCGGAATGGCGGCGCTCGCCGGCGTCGCGATCGTCGGCCTGATGACCCTTACCGTGCTGGATATTGCCGGCCGGAACCTGAAGCTGTTCTACCTTGTCGGCGTCATCGAGATATCGACGCTCACCATGGTGCTAATGGCCTATTTCGCCTTCTCCCACACCTTCGTGAAAGACGGGCATATCTCGGTCGACCTGTTCACGACCCGTCTGTCCGACCGCACGAATGCCCGCCTGGACGCCGTCTGGCTGATCGTGGCCGGCCTGTTCTTCGCCGTGCTCGCCTGGCCAGTCCTCGGGCACGGGCTGGAGCTGCACGAAGCCGGGGAACGCACCACCAACATGGAGTGGTCGCATCTCGTCTTCGCCGTCCCGTCGTTCGCCGGGATCGTCGTGACGGCGGCGACCTGCATCGTCCTGGGCACGATCCGTCTCATTCGGACGACGCGGAACTAG
- a CDS encoding Lrp/AsnC family transcriptional regulator — protein MSHELDEADLRILRCLQQDASVSMDELAARTNLSRNACWRRVKQLEERRIIRGRVALIDPDAVGLGLSVFVIIRTSAHEEGWLAKFEEAVRTLPEIQGAHRMTGDIDYVLRLRVADVTGYDRFYKRLIAKVPISDISASFVMEDIKETTALPI, from the coding sequence ATGAGCCATGAATTGGATGAAGCTGACCTGAGAATTCTGCGTTGTCTGCAACAGGACGCGTCGGTCAGTATGGATGAACTGGCCGCCAGGACGAACCTGTCGCGCAACGCCTGCTGGCGGCGCGTCAAGCAGCTGGAGGAGCGGCGGATCATCCGCGGGCGCGTCGCGCTGATCGACCCGGACGCGGTCGGTCTCGGCCTGTCGGTCTTCGTCATCATCCGCACCAGCGCCCATGAAGAGGGCTGGCTCGCCAAGTTCGAGGAAGCGGTTCGGACGCTGCCGGAGATCCAGGGCGCCCACCGGATGACCGGCGATATCGATTATGTGCTCCGGCTGCGGGTCGCGGACGTCACGGGCTATGACCGGTTCTACAAGCGCCTGATCGCGAAGGTCCCGATCTCGGACATTTCGGCCAGTTTCGTCATGGAGGACATCAAGGAGACGACGGCACTGCCGATCTAG
- a CDS encoding DUF6356 family protein, whose protein sequence is MRQQEASIPARSLLSAFRDHPASVGETYPEHMAFAMRFGARLFCAGAAAFVHALIPALFETTASDTVKAMHAEIEGRGRTNG, encoded by the coding sequence ATGCGCCAGCAGGAAGCGAGCATCCCGGCGCGATCGTTGCTGAGCGCATTCCGCGATCATCCGGCCAGCGTCGGCGAGACCTACCCGGAACATATGGCGTTTGCGATGCGCTTCGGCGCCCGGTTGTTCTGCGCCGGCGCCGCCGCTTTCGTCCATGCCCTCATCCCGGCACTGTTTGAGACCACAGCGAGCGACACGGTCAAGGCGATGCACGCCGAAATCGAGGGTCGGGGCCGCACAAACGGCTGA
- a CDS encoding NAD(P)H-dependent oxidoreductase, producing the protein MAEARTLRNAEPNCLIVSCHPLKDSLCHHLVGRVEAGLAANGVSYEHLDLYGCGFEAALTAAERASYFSQFDDSAVGGETARLKRAETLILVFPTWWFGMPALLKGWFDRVWAPGVAFDSVAETGAITPALGNLKSCLAITTMTSPWKIDRLFLRQPVKRVLKGAILKACAPQAAFEMLSLYGVAALDEARLKAFCRKIDRAVAQIR; encoded by the coding sequence GTGGCCGAGGCCCGAACGCTGCGGAACGCCGAACCGAACTGCCTGATCGTCTCCTGCCATCCGCTGAAGGACAGCCTGTGCCATCACCTTGTCGGCCGGGTCGAAGCCGGCCTCGCGGCGAACGGCGTGTCCTATGAGCACCTGGATCTCTACGGATGCGGCTTCGAGGCCGCGCTCACCGCCGCCGAGCGGGCGAGCTATTTCAGCCAATTCGACGATAGCGCTGTCGGCGGGGAAACCGCCCGGCTGAAACGTGCGGAGACGCTGATCCTCGTCTTTCCGACCTGGTGGTTCGGGATGCCCGCGCTGCTCAAGGGCTGGTTCGACCGGGTGTGGGCGCCCGGCGTCGCCTTCGACAGTGTAGCCGAGACGGGCGCCATCACGCCGGCGCTGGGCAACCTCAAATCCTGCCTGGCGATCACGACGATGACGTCACCGTGGAAAATCGACCGCCTGTTCCTGCGGCAGCCGGTCAAGCGAGTCCTGAAGGGGGCGATCCTCAAGGCTTGCGCGCCGCAGGCGGCCTTCGAGATGTTGAGCCTTTACGGCGTGGCGGCGCTCGACGAGGCGCGCCTCAAGGCGTTCTGCCGGAAAATTGACCGGGCGGTTGCGCAAATCCGCTGA
- a CDS encoding intradiol ring-cleavage dioxygenase, whose protein sequence is MSNRSLTRRTVTAGLAAGAAAALLPPGARSATLGYKFRGPAADRGLGLAPPAACTPGTVGRTAGPFYTPSTPRRTRLLEPDSGGEPLVLQGLVLMSDCRPVPGAVVDLWHCDERGRYDNSGFRYRGHQFTDAAGAFRFKTVRPGHYTGRTPHFHVKVQGEKTRLLTTQLYFPDLREANSRDFIYRDELLLRLDRVGGHWRARFDFVLAPA, encoded by the coding sequence ATGTCGAACCGCAGCTTGACACGCCGAACCGTAACGGCCGGGCTCGCGGCCGGCGCGGCCGCAGCGCTGTTGCCGCCCGGCGCCCGTTCGGCGACTCTCGGATACAAATTTAGGGGGCCGGCGGCCGATCGCGGCCTCGGTCTCGCGCCGCCTGCGGCATGCACGCCCGGTACGGTCGGGCGGACTGCGGGGCCGTTTTACACGCCGTCGACGCCGCGGCGCACCAGGCTGCTTGAGCCGGACTCCGGCGGAGAACCGCTGGTCCTTCAGGGGCTCGTACTGATGTCCGACTGCCGCCCCGTGCCCGGCGCGGTTGTCGACCTGTGGCATTGCGACGAGCGCGGCCGGTACGACAACAGCGGTTTCCGCTATCGCGGCCATCAGTTTACCGACGCCGCCGGCGCGTTCCGGTTCAAGACCGTCCGGCCCGGCCACTACACCGGGCGGACGCCGCATTTTCACGTCAAGGTGCAGGGCGAGAAGACGCGCCTGCTGACCACCCAGCTCTATTTTCCAGACCTGCGGGAGGCCAACAGCCGGGATTTCATCTATCGCGACGAACTGTTGCTGCGCCTCGACAGGGTCGGCGGACACTGGCGGGCGCGATTCGATTTCGTGCTGGCCCCGGCCTGA
- a CDS encoding RidA family protein: MPAESIAYLNPPNTCPAQGLYSHATAVPAGGTLHIAGQLSVGRNGSVVGKNDFDAQMRQVLENLGAVLEGTGLGFNHIVKFTTYLVHAQDIERFMEIRAELFPALFGGSLYPPNTLLIVDRLVKEEFLIEIEAIAYSDPEGAMRQP, from the coding sequence ATGCCGGCCGAATCCATCGCTTACCTGAATCCGCCGAACACCTGCCCGGCCCAGGGCCTCTACTCTCACGCCACCGCCGTGCCCGCGGGCGGCACGCTGCACATCGCCGGCCAGCTATCGGTCGGGCGCAACGGCAGCGTGGTCGGCAAGAACGATTTCGACGCCCAGATGCGCCAGGTGCTCGAAAATCTGGGCGCGGTCCTCGAAGGCACCGGCCTCGGTTTCAACCATATCGTCAAATTCACGACCTACCTGGTCCATGCACAGGATATCGAGCGGTTTATGGAGATCCGCGCCGAACTGTTTCCGGCGCTCTTCGGCGGAAGCCTGTATCCGCCGAATACACTGCTGATCGTCGACCGGTTGGTGAAGGAGGAATTCCTGATCGAGATCGAAGCGATCGCCTATTCCGATCCGGAAGGCGCCATGCGTCAGCCCTGA
- a CDS encoding homocysteine S-methyltransferase family protein: MSCITKRENPAPGRKIALLDGGVGQELHRRSSLPSGPLWSTQVMIDEPELVETVHLEFIEAGARILTVNSYSATPHRLARTGRSGSFETLQDAALRAAQAARDRSGRNVLIAGCLPPLAASYRPDLTLPENLCLADYRRIVAAQADRVDLFLCETLATVREARIATLAACESGRTVWTALTVDDADGTVLRSGEPVADGAFAALDAGASAILINCSIPEAVSRALPALADIGAPLGAYANGFVSVEALEPGGPFDVLEARDDLGPEAYALYALDWAAAGATILGGCCEIGPAHIAELGRRLRLEGYEVTAEPEYGTPAGNG; this comes from the coding sequence ATGAGCTGCATTACGAAGCGCGAAAATCCGGCGCCCGGCAGAAAGATCGCGCTGCTCGATGGCGGCGTCGGACAGGAACTGCACCGGCGCAGCAGTCTTCCGTCCGGTCCCTTGTGGTCGACGCAGGTCATGATCGATGAACCTGAGCTGGTGGAGACCGTGCATCTCGAATTCATCGAAGCCGGCGCGCGGATCCTCACGGTGAACAGCTATTCCGCGACGCCGCACCGGCTCGCGCGCACCGGCCGGTCCGGGAGTTTCGAGACGTTGCAGGACGCCGCCCTCCGCGCCGCGCAGGCAGCACGCGACCGCAGCGGGCGCAACGTCCTGATCGCCGGATGCCTGCCGCCGCTGGCGGCATCCTACCGGCCGGATCTGACTCTGCCCGAAAACCTCTGCCTGGCGGACTACCGCAGGATCGTCGCGGCCCAGGCGGACCGGGTCGACCTGTTCCTGTGCGAGACCCTGGCCACTGTCAGGGAAGCGCGCATCGCCACGCTGGCGGCGTGCGAAAGCGGCCGGACGGTGTGGACCGCGCTCACGGTGGACGATGCGGACGGGACGGTGCTGCGGTCGGGGGAGCCGGTCGCAGACGGCGCCTTCGCGGCGCTCGACGCCGGGGCGTCTGCGATATTGATCAACTGCTCCATCCCGGAGGCCGTCTCCCGGGCATTGCCGGCACTGGCGGACATAGGCGCGCCGCTCGGGGCTTATGCCAACGGGTTCGTGTCGGTGGAGGCGCTTGAGCCGGGCGGGCCGTTCGACGTGCTGGAGGCGCGGGACGACCTGGGCCCGGAGGCCTATGCGCTGTACGCGCTCGACTGGGCAGCAGCGGGGGCGACGATCCTCGGCGGCTGCTGCGAAATCGGGCCGGCCCATATCGCGGAACTGGGCCGCCGGCTTCGCCTCGAAGGTTACGAAGTCACCGCCGAACCCGAATACGGTACTCCGGCCGGCAACGGGTAA